A DNA window from Mytilus edulis chromosome 14, xbMytEdul2.2, whole genome shotgun sequence contains the following coding sequences:
- the LOC139502515 gene encoding uncharacterized protein, with protein sequence MEKLMEMVLTFSVFIAAVLLQGIFVTGFSDRWSVVHENSECDIEYNWMMDLQKIYDTKDAMYCASHCTTTDGCLSFEYNSVNAVCRLFDRPIKRNNESTCTPGNKVYSYRRWKDGCSDPGYAYHESFNICMSFPTDMTNTYYWDEAQPYCEAKNESFLIIDGIPRLVVANNIMDMRPRYDLSFYWVGGRRGTDGVFRWIDGTDMPPTNTWYWFKDPANDPTLDCVAIHKWLFQGKYYVVDCDVQKALVICEKFYP encoded by the exons ATGGAAAAACTGATGGAAATGGTATTAACATTTTCAGTTTTTATCGCTGCTGTATTACTACAAG gtATTTTTGTAACTGGGTTTTCTGATAGGTGGAGTGTCGTTCACGAAAATTCAGAATGTGATATTGAGTATAATTGGATGATGGATTTACAAAAGATATATGATACTAAAGATGCAATGTACTGTGCCAGTCATTGCACTACAACTGATGGATGTTTAAGCTTTGAATATAACTCGGTGAATGCAGTATGCAGACTTTTCGACCGTCCTATTAAACGTAATAACGAAAGTACGTGTACACCAGGAAACAAAGTTTACTCTTACAGAAGATGGAAAG atgGCTGTTCCGATCCAGGATATGCTTATCATGAATCTTTCAACATATGTATGTCCTTCCCTACTGACATGACCAACACTTACTATTGGGATGAGGCACAGCCTTACTGTGAAGCTAAAAATGAATCATTTCTTATTATTGATGGTATCCCTAGACTTGTTGTAGCTAACAACATTATGGACATGAGGCCAA GGTATGATTTAAGCTTTTATTGGGTCGGTGGAAGAAGAGGTACGGATGGTGTATTTAGATGGATTGATGGAACAGATATGCCACCGACCAACACGTGGTACTGGTTCAAAGATCCAGCAAATGACCCAACCTTGGACTGCGTAGCGATACACAAATGGTTATTCCAAGGGAAATATTATGTAGTTGATTGCGATGTTCAAAAGGCATTGGTTATTTGTGAAAAGTTTTATCCATAA